The following are encoded together in the Kribbella voronezhensis genome:
- a CDS encoding DUF3040 domain-containing protein encodes MTRGTGGQGFVDRTGGLDWSWPIEIALTMEGSTVPLSEEEQRQFEQLERALAAEDPKFVSAMRGTNVRLYYKRRAILAGVGFVLGIVILMAGAIIPNTIIGVFGFIVMVACLYIAALSMKRISNAGDADDIPPPPPQSRRHRTKHDSSGSFMERMEDRWRRRRDEDL; translated from the coding sequence GTGACGCGCGGGACGGGCGGTCAGGGTTTCGTGGACCGCACCGGCGGCCTAGACTGGAGCTGGCCTATCGAGATCGCGCTCACCATGGAGGGATCGACGGTGCCCCTCTCGGAAGAAGAGCAGCGCCAGTTCGAGCAGCTCGAACGCGCCCTCGCTGCGGAAGACCCGAAGTTCGTTTCCGCCATGCGAGGGACCAATGTGCGCTTGTACTACAAGCGCCGGGCAATTCTTGCCGGCGTCGGATTCGTGCTGGGCATCGTGATACTGATGGCCGGCGCGATCATCCCCAACACCATCATCGGAGTCTTCGGCTTCATCGTGATGGTCGCGTGCCTCTACATCGCCGCGCTGAGCATGAAGCGGATCAGCAACGCCGGCGACGCGGACGACATCCCGCCGCCCCCGCCGCAGTCGAGGCGGCACCGAACCAAACACGACTCCTCCGGCAGTTTCATGGAGCGCATGGAAGACCGCTGGCGTCGCCGCCGCGACGAGGACCTCTGA
- a CDS encoding class I SAM-dependent methyltransferase: MVDRRRRSVRTALVAEALRVALAGRARIDPGAGLDIVDLGGGTGGFAVPLAVEGHRVTVVDPSPDALASLERRASDEGVSKLVHGVQGDAAELPGLAGESSADAVLCHGVLEVVDDPAQALQAMASVLREGGVLSLLVAQRNAVVLARALAGHLAEAKVALQDADGRWGPTDPMPRRFDEAGITGLLADAGFMVHTIHGVRTFTDLVPSAFVDSEPGAAEALADLERSASQHPAFRAIATQLHILATR, from the coding sequence ATGGTCGACCGACGTCGCCGCTCGGTACGTACGGCGCTGGTCGCCGAAGCTCTGCGGGTCGCACTGGCCGGTCGGGCGCGGATCGATCCCGGTGCCGGGTTGGACATCGTGGATCTTGGCGGCGGCACCGGCGGGTTCGCCGTACCGCTTGCTGTGGAAGGGCACCGGGTCACGGTCGTCGACCCGAGTCCGGATGCGTTGGCTTCGCTCGAGCGTCGCGCCAGCGACGAGGGTGTCAGCAAGCTTGTGCACGGTGTTCAGGGTGATGCCGCCGAGTTGCCAGGTCTCGCGGGGGAGTCGAGTGCCGATGCCGTGCTCTGTCACGGTGTGCTCGAGGTCGTCGACGATCCCGCTCAAGCGTTGCAGGCAATGGCGTCCGTACTGCGCGAGGGCGGCGTACTCAGTCTCTTGGTTGCCCAACGCAACGCTGTCGTCCTGGCTCGCGCTCTCGCCGGCCATCTCGCCGAGGCGAAGGTCGCCCTGCAGGACGCGGACGGGCGCTGGGGGCCGACGGATCCGATGCCCCGCCGCTTCGACGAAGCCGGAATCACCGGACTGCTTGCTGACGCAGGATTCATGGTTCACACCATTCACGGCGTACGCACCTTCACCGACCTCGTCCCCTCCGCCTTCGTAGACTCCGAACCAGGCGCCGCCGAAGCCTTGGCGGACCTGGAACGCTCCGCCAGCCAACACCCGGCCTTCCGCGCAATAGCCACCCAACTCCACATCCTCGCCACCCGCTGA
- a CDS encoding SAV_6107 family HEPN domain-containing protein — protein sequence MTVSPVSPAAAGSASRDLSRARAALAEARESADHLLKYSSAHVAALRVAAAVLAVRARPVRSGPRRRVQRNAWVLLAEVAPEFGEWASFFAAGATQRAAAEAGLERAVTTREADDLVRAVETFYELVESSLHLATQPTLTTTFAPESVLAQPWMQAS from the coding sequence ATGACAGTTTCACCGGTTTCACCGGCAGCCGCTGGTTCGGCCAGCCGCGACCTGTCCCGCGCACGCGCTGCGCTGGCCGAGGCCCGCGAATCAGCCGACCACCTGCTGAAGTACTCGAGCGCTCACGTGGCAGCCCTCCGGGTCGCCGCGGCGGTCCTCGCCGTGCGGGCCCGCCCGGTGCGGTCCGGCCCCCGGCGCCGCGTCCAGCGCAACGCCTGGGTGCTGCTCGCCGAGGTCGCCCCGGAGTTCGGCGAATGGGCAAGCTTCTTCGCCGCCGGCGCCACCCAACGCGCCGCCGCCGAGGCGGGCCTGGAGCGAGCCGTCACCACCCGCGAGGCCGACGACCTGGTCCGCGCCGTAGAGACGTTCTACGAGCTGGTCGAGTCCAGCCTCCACCTGGCCACCCAGCCGACCCTCACCACCACCTTCGCCCCCGAATCAGTCCTAGCCCAACCCTGGATGCAAGCCAGCTAA
- a CDS encoding DUF6504 family protein — protein sequence MWEFDEAVEVRSGVVDGIETPEQFLWRGRLWRVCAVEAQWVETAAWWERGVIGSGVGAATATAVAGSSAAVGVLDADWGPQRAVFRVEAGCGRHGRREMFDLAHDPDSGRWQLERVTDR from the coding sequence ATGTGGGAGTTCGACGAAGCCGTTGAGGTGCGTTCAGGCGTCGTGGACGGCATCGAGACTCCGGAGCAGTTCCTGTGGCGAGGCCGGCTCTGGCGGGTCTGCGCCGTCGAGGCCCAGTGGGTGGAGACCGCAGCCTGGTGGGAGCGCGGCGTGATCGGCTCCGGCGTCGGTGCGGCGACCGCCACAGCCGTCGCGGGATCATCCGCGGCCGTCGGTGTGTTGGACGCTGATTGGGGACCGCAACGGGCGGTCTTCCGAGTAGAGGCGGGGTGCGGCCGGCACGGTCGTCGGGAGATGTTCGATCTCGCGCACGACCCGGACTCCGGCCGCTGGCAACTGGAGAGGGTGACGGACCGATGA
- a CDS encoding DM13 domain-containing protein, producing MPTPSRRTVAVTALAVAAVVAAVALPLFQPWRLFTDKVVDEALPGTGPISMTSSSPAPPTISGASGRTPTKTPGSGPPETPAASVVQASGRFISHEHHTEGAVAVIRLPSGVRVLRLTGLDTSDGPDLEVWLSDAAVVDGKAGWHVFDDGRYRSLGQLKGNHGNQNYVVPADVDLSVLKSVSIWCNRFNVSFGAARLDLT from the coding sequence ATGCCGACACCGAGCCGACGCACTGTCGCCGTCACCGCGCTGGCGGTGGCAGCCGTCGTCGCAGCGGTCGCGCTGCCGCTGTTCCAGCCGTGGCGGCTCTTCACCGACAAAGTCGTCGATGAAGCGCTCCCCGGCACCGGTCCGATCTCCATGACCTCATCCTCACCGGCGCCACCGACAATTTCCGGCGCCTCGGGCCGGACCCCCACCAAGACACCTGGTTCCGGACCACCGGAAACGCCCGCGGCATCCGTAGTACAGGCGTCGGGCCGGTTCATCTCCCACGAGCACCACACGGAAGGGGCTGTGGCCGTCATTCGGCTTCCGAGCGGAGTGCGCGTTCTGAGGCTGACCGGGCTGGACACCTCCGACGGGCCCGACCTGGAGGTCTGGCTGAGTGACGCCGCGGTGGTCGATGGCAAGGCCGGCTGGCACGTGTTCGACGACGGCCGCTATCGGAGCCTCGGGCAACTGAAAGGCAACCACGGCAACCAGAACTACGTCGTCCCCGCCGACGTCGACCTGTCGGTCCTCAAGAGTGTCTCGATCTGGTGCAACCGTTTCAACGTCTCGTTCGGAGCAGCCCGGCTGGACCTCACCTGA
- a CDS encoding DUF4037 domain-containing protein, whose product MTKTGFVSARRLSADFHDDVIRPLLGETPYAAGLLGWGSDVLGYDTERSTDHGWGPRLHVLVDAGEVERVTKLIEAHLPTQYKGYDVRFGLDGQEPVHHITVKTVGEWLDGQVGRDVSNGMTVEDWLITPQQQLLGVVAGPVYADDGRLQRVRRALSWYPDDVWHWMLACQWSRIAQEEAFVQRTAEVGDELGSRVVAARLARDLMRLALLMARAYAPYTKWLGTAFARLGHPDGLDRDLVEAVGAATLKEREKALTTAYEKAGRRHNELGITEYVDPLPRQYFDRPAMVLDAGRFVRACLAEVDDRHLHELGLVGGIDQCADNTDVLSNPAVYRRLVTMYQE is encoded by the coding sequence ATGACCAAGACAGGGTTCGTTTCGGCAAGGAGGCTGAGCGCCGACTTCCACGATGACGTGATCCGGCCGCTGCTGGGCGAAACCCCTTATGCAGCAGGCTTGCTGGGCTGGGGCTCCGACGTCCTCGGCTACGACACGGAGCGCTCCACCGACCATGGCTGGGGTCCGCGGCTGCACGTCCTGGTGGATGCGGGCGAGGTCGAGCGAGTCACCAAGCTGATCGAGGCGCACCTACCCACGCAGTACAAGGGGTATGACGTCCGGTTCGGCTTGGATGGTCAGGAGCCCGTGCACCACATCACGGTGAAGACGGTCGGCGAGTGGCTCGACGGTCAGGTCGGTCGTGATGTCAGCAACGGCATGACCGTCGAGGACTGGCTCATCACGCCACAGCAGCAGTTGCTCGGGGTTGTCGCCGGGCCGGTGTACGCCGACGACGGCCGGCTGCAACGCGTTCGTAGGGCGCTCAGCTGGTATCCCGATGACGTCTGGCACTGGATGCTCGCCTGCCAGTGGTCCCGGATCGCGCAGGAGGAGGCCTTCGTCCAACGCACCGCGGAGGTCGGTGACGAGCTCGGATCACGGGTCGTCGCGGCTCGCCTGGCGCGCGACCTGATGCGGCTGGCGCTGCTGATGGCCCGCGCCTACGCGCCGTACACGAAATGGCTCGGTACGGCGTTTGCGCGGCTGGGCCATCCCGACGGGCTCGACCGCGACCTGGTCGAGGCGGTCGGGGCGGCAACTCTCAAGGAGAGGGAGAAGGCGCTGACCACGGCGTACGAGAAGGCCGGACGCCGGCACAACGAACTCGGCATCACGGAGTACGTCGATCCGCTGCCGAGGCAGTACTTCGACCGTCCCGCGATGGTGCTCGACGCCGGACGGTTCGTGCGAGCGTGTCTGGCGGAGGTCGACGATCGACACCTGCACGAGCTCGGACTGGTCGGCGGCATCGACCAGTGCGCGGACAACACCGATGTGCTCAGTAATCCGGCCGTCTACCGTCGGCTGGTCACCATGTACCAGGAATAG
- a CDS encoding YbaK/EbsC family protein codes for MSTHPNVQLVADALEAAGATGVIRILDDAVPTAAAAAAELGCEVGAIANSLIFDGDGSPVLILTSGAHRVDTAKIAAELGIAKLRRATPEFVKQHTGQAIGGVAPVGHPAPVRTLVDTALDQYSEVWAAAGIPHSVFPTTYTELLNLTNGTPVTVN; via the coding sequence GTGAGTACTCATCCCAATGTCCAACTGGTCGCGGACGCCCTGGAGGCGGCCGGTGCGACCGGTGTGATCCGGATCCTCGACGACGCGGTGCCGACGGCGGCGGCCGCGGCGGCCGAGCTCGGCTGCGAGGTCGGTGCGATCGCGAACAGCCTGATCTTCGACGGCGACGGCTCGCCGGTGCTGATCCTGACCTCGGGTGCGCATCGGGTCGACACGGCGAAGATCGCGGCCGAGCTCGGGATCGCCAAGCTGCGCCGGGCCACGCCGGAGTTCGTCAAGCAGCACACCGGCCAGGCGATCGGCGGGGTCGCGCCGGTCGGTCACCCGGCGCCGGTGCGGACGTTGGTCGACACGGCTCTCGATCAGTACTCCGAGGTGTGGGCGGCCGCCGGGATCCCCCACTCGGTCTTCCCGACGACCTACACCGAACTGCTCAACCTCACCAACGGCACACCGGTCACGGTCAACTAG
- a CDS encoding dihydrofolate reductase family protein: MRKTTAELFSTLDGIVSGPQHWHGPYSTEEAGRQTEDSLANSDLMLLGGNTYDEHAGYWPTADGRMAELMNGIAKLVVTSRAEPLEWSNSTQLSGDVETSIRELKEQDGGDILITGSVALVKSLLAAALVDELRLIVDPVVVGEGTRLFGETPSAWSLVATRPHPTGAVTLTYALTSTPA, from the coding sequence ATGAGGAAGACCACCGCGGAACTGTTCTCGACGCTTGACGGGATCGTGTCCGGTCCGCAGCACTGGCACGGCCCGTACTCCACCGAGGAAGCCGGCCGGCAGACCGAGGACTCGCTCGCGAACTCGGACCTCATGCTGCTCGGCGGCAACACCTACGACGAACACGCCGGCTACTGGCCGACCGCCGACGGCCGGATGGCAGAACTGATGAACGGCATCGCCAAGCTGGTCGTGACGAGCCGCGCCGAGCCGCTCGAGTGGTCGAACTCCACTCAGCTCAGCGGCGACGTCGAGACGTCCATCCGTGAACTCAAGGAGCAAGACGGCGGCGACATCCTGATCACCGGCAGTGTCGCCCTGGTGAAGTCTCTGCTCGCCGCCGCCTTGGTGGACGAACTCCGCCTGATCGTCGACCCCGTGGTCGTCGGTGAAGGCACCCGCCTCTTCGGCGAGACGCCGTCGGCCTGGTCACTCGTCGCCACCAGGCCCCACCCCACCGGCGCCGTCACCCTCACCTACGCCCTCACATCAACGCCGGCTTAG